Proteins encoded together in one Cardiocondyla obscurior isolate alpha-2009 linkage group LG07, Cobs3.1, whole genome shotgun sequence window:
- the LOC139104338 gene encoding SCAN domain-containing protein 3-like, with translation MSCDNAHVMVGKYSSFKTKLQKFCHKLLTFSCPCHSAALIAHNACSKILEHCEEFVKKVATFINSSPKRSAIFEEFAISFQETNRKILKLSDTRWLSRYSSIERLLEYWNTLFLFLTEIVVNEKTKSGEYILSIMQKPDTKAYLLFLKHILYHFNSFNLFFQSLETRIQVLNRKSLEFLCGICRNFLKPELLSSLKEIDMPEFDKTENQISINEIYLGEECQIYLKNLITEGHTDVVANIRRDCLQFYVTAAQDICKRLPIRDAFLSKLKVFEFNTALRDSNRESSFRDVSYIVSTFGGFDEKDLKKEWFALYKDFSESDKDLLAILEFDELWKKILKSHRYPNLKSVLNAVRSLPNSNADSEKIFSFLPDIKTKKRNKLAPANVNALCVFKSALKARKKTALNININEEHLSLMSTDKLYSTCHKKQESHLTLYTADDCDMAGPSSSTML, from the coding sequence atgTCATGCGACAATGCACATGTTATGGTGGGCAAATATTcatcttttaaaacaaaacttcaaaagttttgtcataaattattaacattttcatgccCGTGCCATTCCGCAGCTTTAATTGCACATAATGCATGTAGTAAAATTCTAGAACATTGCGaagaatttgttaaaaaagtaGCAACTTTTATCAACAGTAGTCCGAAACGTTCGGctatttttgaagaatttgcTATAAGTTTTCAGGAAACAAAccgcaaaattttaaagttgtcAGATACACGATGGCTTTCTCGGTATTCAAGTATTGAACGACTTCTTGAGTACTGGAATACtctatttctgtttttaactgaaatagtagtaaatgaaaaaacaaaatctggagaatatatactttctaTAATGCAAAAACCTGATACAAAAGCttacctattatttttaaaacatattttatatcattttaattctttcaatctCTTTTTCCAAAGCCTAGAAACAAGAATCCAagtattaaacagaaaatctttagaatttttatgtggcatttgtagaaatttcttaaaaccTGAGCTATTAAgcagtttaaaagaaattgatatgcCAGAGTttgataaaacagaaaatcaaatttcaataaatgaaatatatttaggagAAGAATGtcaaatatatctaaaaaatttaattacggaagGACATACAGACGTTGTTGCAAACATTCGACGAGATTGTTTGCAATTTTACGTAACAGCTGCACAAGACATTTGCAAAAGGCTACCAATACGTGATgcctttttatcaaaattaaaagtttttgaatttaatacggCTTTACGCGATAGTAATAGAGAAAGTTCATTTCGTGATGTCTCTTATATCGTGAGCACCTTTGGAGGCTTTGATGAAAAAGATTTGAAGAAAGAGTGGTTTGCATTATACAAAGATTTTTCAGAATCAGATAAAGATTTGTTAGCAATATTAGAGTTTGATgaattgtggaaaaaaattttaaaaagtcatCGATATCCTAATTTAAAGTCTGTCTTGAATGCTGTTAGATCATTGCCAAATTCAAATGCCGATTCCGAAaaaatcttttcctttttaccagatataaaaactaaaaaacgaaacaaacttGCACCTGCAAACGTAAATGCTTTATGCGTGTTTAAGTCAGCattaaaagcgagaaagaaaaccGCTCTAAATATTAACATCAATGAAGagcatttatctttaatgtcaacagacaaattatattctacatgtcataaaaaacaagaaagtcATCTA